The following DNA comes from Enterocloster bolteae.
AACCGATATAATCTTAGAAAATTTCAGGAGTGTGCCCCTGAGACGAAGGTTATTGTTACATCGAATATTCAGGGCGCAATTGAAGAAGATACCACGGTTGTAAACTATAGCTCTCTGATTAAATTCGGATGGGTAAATCTGGATAGCTCCGCCATCCTGCTGCTTAGACTTCTGATACGTTGCGGCGTGGAAGGGGTATATGTAGCTGGACTGGATGGGTACCGTTCAGCAGGTGACACGTTCTATAAAAACGATTTGGAAACAGGCGTTGAGGATAAGGACAGACAAGAACTGACAAGAGAAAATACAGAAATGATTGCGGATATTGTGCAGACAAATCCGGAGTTTGAGATTCATTTTATTACTCAAAGCGAATATAGTAAGGCTTTAGAATAAACATAGGAGATGGCATAGTGATGTTGGAAGAATTAAAGGAAAAAGTTTAAAGAGGTCTTGCCGCGATTAAACCATCTGGTGTGGCGTATGAGGATTTGTCTGCAAAGGACATGGTCGTTGTTGATGTGGATGGTCATATTGTGGATGGTAGCTTAAATCTGTCTTCCGACACCAAAACGCATATTGAGTTTTTTAAAGCATTTGGAGAAATTGGTGCAATTCCCTGTACACGAAATCTTACTTACCGAACATTCCAGAATCGCAGCCTGAATTCGCTGTTTGTTTCCAGAGTGCTCTGCCGTAGCCATGGTCCGTTTGCGTGGGGAAAGGATGCAGCACAGGTTGTATACCATGCTGTTGTTCTTGAGAAAGTTGCAAAGATGGCAATTTGTATCTGCATGATTTCGCCAAATGCGAAGCCAGCTCCTCACCATATTCTGGACAAGCATTTTATGCGTAAGCATGGAGCCAATGCTTACTATGAACAAAAAAATGATTATGGGATGGAGGGGAAATTGTGAATAAAAGTTTATATCTGATTTTTGATTTGGACGGTTGCCTGATTGATTCTAGCGAAGTCCAGAAAGCTGCTTTTTTTGGCAGCTATAAAGAAGTAGTCGGAGATGACCATTGTCCGTCTTATGAAGAGTATATCAAGCATACTGGTGATTCTGTTAATGGGATGCTAAAAAAAATGGGGCTTCCAGCTGCGATGGCAGCATCGTTTCGGAGAATCAGTAGCGAATCTGTTGATAAGATTTTGGTCAACTGGGAAGCCATGAAGCTGGTTCGTAAACTTAAGAAATATGGCTACAAAACTGCATTATGTACGGGAAAGGATCATTACCGCACGGTGGAAATATTAAAATACTTTCAATGTGATGATCTGTTTGATGTATTGATTTGCGGTGATGATGTTCCAGAACCCAAACCCTCGGCGATGCCAATTCTGAAAGCAATGGAAGCTTTGGGGGCAGACCTGGAGAATACCGTCATGATAGGTGACGGCTATAATGATATAAAAAGTGCAAAAAATGCCGGAGTAAAATCAATATTAACTTTGTGGTATGGAGATGCCGGAGTTCCAAAAGTAGCAGACTATTATTCTGAGACGGTAGAAGAAATGTGGGCAACTATTGATGAAATAGCGTCCTTTACAGCGAATACGTAATGAGCAATTCTGAAAAATATGGGAGAATAAAATGCAAAAAGGCAGAGTGAAAAATGTTTCCAGAAATATGATTTTCGGAGGAATATTAAAAGTATATCAGATAATAACTCCTTTTATTATCAGAACAATAATGATATATTCCTTGGGCATAGAATATGTCGGGTTAAATAGCTTATTTGCATCGGTACTTCAAGTGTTGAACTTGGCAGAGTTAGGGGTTGGCTCTGCTATGGTATTTAGTATGTACGAACCCATTGCCCAAAATGATCATATTACAATATGTGCTTTAATGAAGTTGTATAAAATATATTATCGTATTATTGGGATCATTATTTTAGGTGCGGGTATTATCGTTTTGCCATTTATCCCACATTTAATTAGCGGTGAAGTTCCAGGTGGACTGAATGTATATACCTTATATATCTTGAATTTATTGGCTACGGTTTTCTCATATTGGCTATTTGCGTATAAAAGTTGTCTATTAACAGCATTCCAACGAAATGATATTATTAGTAGATCACTTCTTGTGGTCAGCACAATTCAATATGCTACACAGATTGTGGTTTTGGTAGTGTGGAAAAACTATTATCTATTTTTGCTTCTTGCTCTTTCCGCAGTATTGCTTAATAATGTTTTAACTGCATTTATGGCAAATCGTTTGTATCCGGATTTACAACCTAAAGGGAAATTAGATACAGAGGTAGTTAAAAATATTAATCAGAAAGTAAAAGATCTTTTTACCGCGAAGATTGGAGGAGTTGTTGTTAACTCGGCAGATACAATTGTTATATCCGCGTTTTTGGGTTTGACTGCGTTAGCCGTATATCAAAACTACTATTATATTCTTTCAGCAGTAATGGGGATCAATCAAGTGATATATAAAGCGTGCTTGGCTAGTATAGGAAACAGCATGGTGCTTGAAAGTAAAGAAAAGAATTACTGTGATTTCAAGATGATATCAATGTTGTTTATGTGGCTAATTGGGTTTTGTACAACCTGCTTTGCATGCCTTTTTCAACCATTTATGGAAATTTGGGTAGGGAAAGATTTGATGCTGAGCTATTTGATGGTGATTCTGTTTTGCATTTATTTCTATTTATGTGAAATTATGAGCTTGTTTAGCTTATACAAAGACGCGGCAGGAATTTGGCATCAGGATCGATTTAGACCTTTGATTGAAGCAGGGGCAAATTTGGTAGTAAATCTTATATTAGTAAAGCCTATGGGCTTATATGGAATTCTAATCTCGACGATAATCAGTATGTGTTGCATAAGTATTCCGTGGCTGTATAGGAATTTGTTTAAATATGTTTTTGACAGATCTGTTTCCGAATATACGAAGATACTTTTAGGTGGAACTGCAATCATGATATTTGTAACTACTGGTGTTGCATTACTTACTAGATTTATTCCGTTAAGCGGAAACATTGGATTGTTTGTTCGATTGCTTACATGCATAATAGTTAGCAATACTCTATACTATTTGCTATTTAAGAAATTTGAGACTTTTGCAAAAATTCTTCTGCTTATCAACAGAATAACAGGAAAAAGAATATTTAAGGTTAGTATACAATAATGAATGAGGAGAAGATTTGTTTTGAAATACGATTATTTGGTAATAGCAGGACTGGAAACAGTGTGGCGTAGATATCAGCCGCACCACGTTCCCAGGACGGCGGGCGCAGACGAATTCCTACATGTGACTGTTTCGCAGCGGCGAAGACGGAGAACCGCCGATCATCATCTACAAGTATTCGTCAACGCGGGCCGGGGACAATGCGAAGGAATTCCTGGAAGGGTTCCTTGGATATCTGATGTGCGACGGGTCCAGTGGCTACAACAAAGTACCGAATGCAAAACGGACTGCCTGCTGGGCCCATATACGCAGATATCTGATCGACGCGATCCCCAAGGGAAAGCAGCTCGACTACACGCAGGCATCTGTCCAGGGGGTCATGTATGTCAACCGGCTCTTTGAACTGGAGGATAAAATCCGCCGGAAGTACGCCGGGAATTATGAAGCCATCCGGCAGGCCTGACTCGAAAAAGAGATGGCCACAACTGCTCTGCTGCATTTAGCTCTGGATTACTTTTATCCATCGCTTGTTTTATGATTTCAAGGGATGGCTTAGCATAATATATTCTAGTTGTCTGCGTAGAAGCATGACCGAGGATTCTTGACACAAGTTCAAGCCTTTCAAAGACGATAGTAGTAGGTATCTCTTGTAATATTTTTCTGCCGGCTCCATTCAATAACTACCATACCTTCAGGTGGAACTTTTTTGCAACTTAACTTGTTTGAGGCATTTTCTAAACTTCACACTCATGGAGGGTG
Coding sequences within:
- a CDS encoding class II aldolase/adducin family protein, which encodes MKPSGVAYEDLSAKDMVVVDVDGHIVDGSLNLSSDTKTHIEFFKAFGEIGAIPCTRNLTYRTFQNRSLNSLFVSRVLCRSHGPFAWGKDAAQVVYHAVVLEKVAKMAICICMISPNAKPAPHHILDKHFMRKHGANAYYEQKNDYGMEGKL
- a CDS encoding HAD family hydrolase → MNKSLYLIFDLDGCLIDSSEVQKAAFFGSYKEVVGDDHCPSYEEYIKHTGDSVNGMLKKMGLPAAMAASFRRISSESVDKILVNWEAMKLVRKLKKYGYKTALCTGKDHYRTVEILKYFQCDDLFDVLICGDDVPEPKPSAMPILKAMEALGADLENTVMIGDGYNDIKSAKNAGVKSILTLWYGDAGVPKVADYYSETVEEMWATIDEIASFTANT